GGCTTCTTGCGGGTGTGCGACCAGGTACGCCTGGCCGGCCAGCACCAACTGATTTTGTACGCCGCCGATCTGGCGCGCGGCCCGGACCGGAAGATGTGGGTACTGGGCGACCGCACCCAAGCTCCGTCCGGCGCCGGCTACGCGCTGGAAAACCGGCTGGCGATGTCGCGGGTACTGCCCAGCCTGTTTCGCGACAACCAGGTACACCGGCTGGCGCGTTTCTTCCAATCGCTGCGCGCCGGCCTGAACGCGGTGGCGCCGAAGCGCAGCGAATTGCCGCGGGTCGTGGTATTGACGCCGGGGCCGTTGAACGAAACCTTTTTCGAACATGCCTATCTGGCCGCCTACCTGGGCTATGCGCTGGTGCAGGGCGACGACCTGACCGTACGCGACGGCTGCGTCTGGCTGAAATCCTTGACCGGTCTGCAGCGGGTGGACGTGATCCTGCGCCGGGTCGACGACAATTACTGCGATCCGCTGGAACTGCGCGAGGATTCCCGGTTGGGCGTGCCCGGATTATTGGATGTGGTGCGGCGCGGCAACGTCGCCATCGCCAACCCGTTGGGCAGCGGCGTATTGGAAAACCCGGGCCTGATGGCCTTCCTGCCCGGTATCGCCGAATACTTCCTGGGCCAACCGTTAAAATTGAATTCGATTGCGACCTGGTGGTGCGGGCAAAGCCGCGAATTGAGCTACGTGTTGGCCAATCTGCCGCGGCTGGTGATCAAGCCGATTTACCGCAAACCCGGCGAGCACGCCGTGTTCGGCCATAAATTGAGCAAAGCCGAACTCGCGGCCTGGCGCCAGCGGATCCAGGCCCGGCCGGCCTTTTACGTCGGCCAGGAATACGAAAGCTTTTCCACTGCACCCAGCCTGGCCGACGGCGGCTACCAGCCGCGGCAGTCGTTATTGCGCTGTTTCATGGTGGCCAGAGCCGACGGCTATACCTTGATGCCGGGCGGCTTGACCCGCAGCGCCCGCAGCTACGGCGAAATGTTGATCACGAACCAAATGGGCAGCATCAGCAAGGATACCTGGGTCATCGCCAGCGAACCGCAGCTCGGCTCGCTACCGCAAGCCGGCGATAGCGGCCTCAGCGGCCACGCCAGCGCGCTGCCCAGCCGCGCCGCCGACAACATTTTCTGGGTCGGCCGCAACGCCGAGCGCGCCGAAGGCGGCATTCGGTTGATGCGGGCCACGATCAAAAAATTATTCATCAACCCGGAACGCGACAATCCCGATTACCAAAGCAGCATGCATACCCTGCTGCGCTGCGTGACCGGCACCACCGGCGCCTACCCCGGTTTCTTCGGCGAAGACGCCGAAGACTTGTTGAAGGCGCCGGAAGCCGAGTTGCTGGCCCTGGCCACCGACGCCGAGCGCATCGGCAGCCTGCCCGACACCATCAACCGCATGGCGCAGTCGGCCTATGCCGTGCGCGACCTGTGGTCGTCGGATACCTGGCGGGTGGTCGACGAAATCGAAGAACAAATCGCCGCCGCGCAACGCCTGCGCAAGTCCGGGCTCTGGTCGATGCAGGAACAAATGGACCAACTGGTCACCACCTTGTCCGCGTTCAGCGGGCTGGCGATGGAAAGCATGACCCGCGGCGACGGCTGGCTGTTTCTGGATATCGGCCGCCGCCTGGAACGCGGCCTGCAACTGGTATCGCTGTTGCGCACGGCCTTTGCCCAAGCGCAAAGCGAAGCCGCCGAAACCCGGCTGATCGAATCCTTGCTGGACAGCAGCGACAATTTGATTTGCTACCGGCAACACTACCGCGCCAACCTGGAGCTGGCGCCTTTCCTGGAATTGTTATTGCTGGACCCGAACAATCCGCGTTCGCTGGCCTACCAAATCGCCCGGCTGCAGGAGCACGTCGGCAAGTTGCCGCGCGAGGCCGGCAACCGCCGCATCAGCGCCGAGGAACGGTTGTTGCTGGAAGCCAGTTGCATTCTGCACATTGCCAACGTCGAAGAATTGCAGACCGTCGCCGAAAACGGCAGCCGCGAAGCGCTGGACAGCCAACTCGGCAAGATATACGGGCTGCTGGCCAACCTGTCGGAAACGCTGACGGCAACCTATTTCCGCCACGGCGCTGCGCCGCAATCGCTGTCTTGAGGGCTTGCCATGCGCTACCGGGTTACCCATACCACCGCTTACAACTACCAGCAAACGGTAGGCCTGTCCTACAACGAAGTGCGGATGCTGCCGCGGCCGAGTCCGAACCAACAGGTCATCGACACCAAATTGCAGATTTCGCCGGCGCCGTGCGACTACCGGGTACGCACCGATTTTTTCGGCAACCAGGTGGCCTGGTTTTCGATCCGCGAACCGCACCTGACCTTTCAAGTCACCGCGGTCAGCGAAGTCCGGGTCATTCGCCAGCCGGCGCAAACGGACCTGGGCCACGGCATCGGCTGGGAAACGGCCAGGGAGATACTGCGTAGCGCCACCGGCGATTCGGCCGTCGACGCCCGCCAGTACGCGCTGGATTCGCCGCTGGTCAATGCCGATCCCGATCTGGCAGCCTACGCCCAACCATCGTTTGTGCCCGGCAGATCCCTGCCCGAAGCGATACACGACTTGATGCAGCGCATCCACCGCGATTTCACTTTCGATCCGGAATTCACCAATTTGGCTACGCCGCTGGCGACGGTGTTGGAGCACCGCCGCGGCGTCTGCCAGGATTTTGCCCATCTGGCCATCGGTTGCATCCGCTCGCAGGGGCTGGCGGCGCGTTACGTCAGCGGTTACATCGAAACGTTACCGCCGCCCGGCCAAGCCAAACTGGTCGGTGCCGACGCTTCCCACGCCTGGTTTTCGGTGTATTTGCCGGACCTGGGCTGGATGGACTTCGACCCGACCAACAACCAGACGCCCGGCGACCGGCATATCGTCGTCGCCTGGGGCCGCGACTACAGCGACGTCACGCCGTTGAAAGGCGTAATTTTCGGCGGCCAGGACCACGAATTGAGCGTCAGCGTCGAAGTGGAAAATCTCGGCCTCTAACTTAAGCGCCACCGCCGCTGCCCGGACCCAGCGCGCAGCAAACCGCTCAAATCGTAGCGTTTCGACACCTATAGCTGGCGCCGCCCGACTAACGTGCGCCCTGCCGGCCGCCGCGTCCGCCGATTTTCCTCCGGGACGCCCTGCAGATTTACCGCTGCGGCCGATGGCAAAACCTTGCGGTTTATGAGATAAACGACGGGCTTCGGCAATCCGGGCCTCGGCCTCTCGCTTTAACCCAAGGTAATTGTTTGCAACGTCTAACCCTCTCATTTAACGGCAATCTGGCCGCGGCAACCGGCCTGGCACTGGCGTACGCGCTGGCAGCAAAACTGGCACTCGATTTTTTTACGCTCCACCGCGCGGTTGCCGTCATCTGGCCGGCCAGCGGCATTGCCTTGGGCGGTTTATTGCTGGGCGGCAAAAAATGGTGGCCCGCCGTCTTCGCCGGCTCACTGGCCGGCAATATTTGGGCCGGCTGCCCGGCACCGGCGGCATTTTTCATCGCCGGCGGCGCGACGCTATCGGCACTGGCCGGCCACGCTTTGCTGCACAACCCTGCGACGACCTGGTTGCAGACGCCGCAGGATTATTTACGGTTAGTGCTGTGCGGCGGTCTGGCCTCGGTCATCTCGGCCTTCTGCGGCGCTACCACACTACGGATTTTCGGGCTGGTTCCGCCCGCACAATGGGCGGACAATTGGCTGAACTGGTGGTTGGCGGACGTGCTCGGCATCGCCATCGCCAGCCCGATCCTGCTGCTGCGGCACTACCGGCCCGCCACGGGCTGGAGCGCATGGCGCTTAGGCCACGCCGCGGCTTATCTGGCCGCCGCCATTATGGCCGGCCACATTATTTTTCTGCATTGGCCGCTGCACCCCGGCGATTTCGGCAAAGCGTTCTACCTATTCGCCTTCATCGGTTACGGCGCGTTGAATTTCGGCCTGCCCGGCGTGTTGCCGTTGGTTGCGGCAATGGCGCTGCAAGCGGCATTCAGTGTCGCACTGGGCATCGGCTATTTCGCGGATACCGACCCGCATAGCGGCCTGTACCTGGAATGGTCGTACTTATTGATCACCGCCGTGCTGGGCATCCTGTTGGCTTTAGCCATCGAAAACCACCAACGCGCCGAGCGGGCCGCCAAATCGCTGGGCGAATTCAACCGGCAGATTCTGGAGTCGCTGCTGGAAGGCGTAATCGTCTACGACGAGCACGGCCGCTTCAAACTCTGGAACCGTTTCATGCAAGCCATGACCGGCATCACGGAAGCCGACTGCCTGGGCCGAACGCCGCTGGAAATATTCCCGTGGCTGGCGCGCACCGAGATTCCGGCCGGGATAACCCGCGCACTGCAAGGCGAAACCGTCCACCACGCACCGTTCCAGTCCACAGACGGTCGCTGGCTCAGTTCGGTGCAGACGCCGCTACGCGACGCGGACAATAGCATTGTCGGCGTACTGGAATTGGTCAAGGACGAATCGTCTCAAATCCAGTTCGGCCAATCGCTGTCGGCCTCGGAAGCGCGTTTCAAAAGCATATTGGACAACACCCCGACCGTGATTTTCACAAAGGGGCGGGACGGCATTTACCAAATGGTCAACCGCCAATTCGCCGCTATCTTCGGGATGAACGAAGCCGATATCCGCGGCCGTTGCGACAACGATCTGTTCCCGGCCGACATCGCCCAGACTTTGCGCAACAACGACCGCATGGTGCAGCAAACCCGGCAGCCCTTGATATTCGAAGAAACCATCCAGCATCGCGACGGAACCGAACACATTTACCTGTCGCACAAGTTTCCGCTACTCAATCCCGAAGGCGACCTTTACGCAGTGTGCGGCATTTCTACCGACATCAGCGAACGCAAGGCCGCCGAAAAGTTGATCAAGGAAAGCGAACGCCGCTGGAAATTTGCACTGGAAAGCGGCGGCGACGGCGTCTGGGATTGGGATCTGACCAGCGGCAAAGTGTTTTTGTCGCCGCGCTGCATGGAGATTCTGAACTTCAGCGAACAGGACAGCCGCAACAATTTCCGCGAATGGGAAACCACGATCCATCCGGAAGACAGTCCGAAACTGATGGCCGATTTACAAACGCATCTGGACAATTTGAGCGAACGCTTCAGCAACGAGCACCGGGTCCGCTTCGGCGACGGTTGGCGCTGGATCCTGACCCGCGGCTTGGTCATCGAGCGCGACGCCAACGGCAAGGCGTTGCGCATGATCGGCACCCAGACCGATATCTCCGAACGCAAGCAATTGCAATGGCTGCAAATGGAAAGAATCGTCAGGGGCTCACCGGAACCGACACTGCTGGTCGCCGCCGACGGCTCCATCCTGCTCGCCAACCAACCGGCGGCGACGGTTTTCCGCTACACGCTCGATGGTTTGCTCGGCTGTAACGTCGACGATTTGGTGCCGTTTCCGGCCAGCCTGAACCATGCCGCGTTGCGCGAAAAATTCATGCGCGAAGACAAAGCCCGGCCGATGAGCGCGAACCGCTTACTGTGGGCGCTGCGTGCCGACGGCAGCCAGTTCCCGGTCGAAATCAGTCTGAATCCGCTCGAGGTCAACAATCAGCGCACCGTCTTGGTTTCGGTACACGACATCAGCGAACGCAAACGGCTGGAACGGGATATGCAATTGATGGCAATGATCCACAAAGCCATCGGCGAAGCGGTGATGGTGGCCGACGCCGACAACCGGATTCTAGCGATCAACGACGCCTTCACCCAACTGACCGGATATACCGAGGAGGAAGTGGTCGGCAAATCCACCGATATTTTGAAATCCGGCCGCCACGGCCCGGATTTCTACCAGCATATGTGGCATTCGCTAATGCAAACCGGCCACTGGCAAGGCGAAATCTGGAATAAACGCAAGAACGGCGAGATTTACCACGAATGGCTGGTAATCAACAGTATCTATAGCGAACGCGGCGAACTGGAGCGGCGGGTAGCGATGTTCTCGGAAATCACCGAGCAAAAGCACATCGAGCAAGCCATCTGGCGCCAGGCCAATTTCGATCCGCTGACCGATCTGGCCAACCGCCGCATGTTCCAGGACCGGCTGAACCAGGAAATCAAAAAAGCCGCGCGCGACCGCAACAGCCTGGCGGTGATGCTGCTGGACCTGGACCGGTTCAAGGAAATCAACGACACCTTGGGCCACGGCATGGGCGACGTGCTGCTGAAAGAAGCCGCCAATCGCCTGCTCGGCTGCGTCCGCGAAGTCGATACGGTGGCGCGCCTAGGCGGCGACGAGTTCACCATCATCCTCGGCGAACTGGAATCGGAATCCGATACCGACCGGGTGGCGCAGGCGATTCTGCACAGCCTCAGCGAACCGTTCCGCCTCGGCGAGGAATTGGCCTATATCTCGGTCAGTATCGGCATCACCCTGTATCCGCAGGACGCTGCGACTCCCGAGCAATTGATGAAAAACGCCGACCAGGCCATGTACAACGCCAAGCAGCAGGGACGCAACCGCTACAGCTACTTCACCGCCGAAATGGAACAAGTCGCACAAAACCGGATGCGGCTGACCAACGATCTGCGCCTAGCCTTGGTCAACGGCGAATTCGAATTGAACTACCAACCGGTGGTGGACCTGGCCACCGGTTTCATGCACAAAGCCGAAGCGCTGTTGCGCTGGCACCATCCCAAGCGCGGCATGGTCAGTCCGGCCGAGTTCATTCCGTTGGCCGAAGAAACCGGCCTGATCGTCGACATCGGCGACTGGGTGTTCCGCGTCGCCGCCCAACAAATTGCCCTCTGGCGCGCGAGCCATGCGCCGGATTTCAAAATCAGCGTCAACAAATCGCCGGTGCAATTCGCCCGCCACAACCGCGGCGACAGCCAATGGCTGGCTTATATGCAATCGCTGGGGCTGGCCGGCCAGGCCATCGTCATCGAAATCACCGAGGGCCTGCTGCTGGATGCCGACCACGCGGTCCGCGACCATTTGTACGCCTACCGCGACGCCGGCGTACAGGTGGCGATCGACGACTTCGGCACCGGTTATTCGTCGCTGTCTTACCTTAAAAAATTCGACATCGATTATCTGAAAATCGACCAAAGTTTCGTGCGCAACCTGGATTCGGACACCAGCGACCTGATTCTGTGCGAAGCGATCATCGTGATGGCCCACAAACTGGGCCTGAAAGTGGTCGCCGAGGGCATCGAGACCCAAACACAAATGGAGCTGTTGCGCGCAGCCGGTTGCGATTTCGGCCAGGGCTACCTGTTTTCCAAACCGTTAGCGGCCGCAGAATTCGTGCACCTGTTCGGCACCAACCTGTTGGCCGGGCAAACAGCGCCCGCCGCCCGCGCCGATTCCAGCATCGCCAAATTGTTCGGCGGCGAACAACGCCGCGATTGACGGTTGTCAAACTGCGGCCGATGGCCGACACTTAGCGCAGAAACGGGCGGCAACCCGGCGCCCGGCCGCAAAGGAGCTTACATGCCGATTATTCCGATCAAAACGCCAGTCGTTGCCGTAACGCTACTGGCCAGTTTTCTGGTTGCCGCACCGGCTGCGGCCCAGGATGCGCCGTCCCCGCAACAGGCCTTGCAGAGTTTCGGTATCGGCGCCGAACAGATCGTCCAGTTGCAACGCGGCGAAATCGTCGGTTACGACGTCAGCGAAACCAGCCAAAAAGAATTGGCGATAGGCGTGGCGATGCTGTTGCCGGTGCCGTTGGCGCAGATTGCCGATTACATCAAAAAAGGCCATATGAATGCGATCGAAAGCGACATCGTAGCCAGCGCCACGCTCGGCCCGAACCCGAGCAGCGACAGCTTTAAAAAATTCGCCTACACCGACAAACAACTCGACGAAGCCAAAGCCTTTCTGGCCGCCGAAGCCGGCGACGAATTCAATCTTTCCAACGCCGAATTGGCCAGCTTGAAAAGCCTGCAAGCAGAACTGGAAGACGCCGACGACAAGACGCTGTTGAAAACGGCAAACCAGAAGTACCGCGAATTCTTGCTGCAGCGTTTGTCGGCGTACAAGAAAAACGGCCTGAACGGCATAGCCCCATACGCCCGCGATGGCGGCAGCGCCGATCCGGCCGCCGAATTGCGCACCGATGCGGTCAACAGCAAGGCCTGGGCCCGTTATTTTCCGGAACTGCAACAAGCCTGGCTGAACTATCCGGCCGCGTTGCCGGGCAACGCATCCGAGCAATTCATCTGGTTGAACCGCCGGGTCGAAGACCGGCCGACGCCGATTTTGAACCATCGCGTCATCGCCGTTGGCGAAACCGGCGGTATTGTCATCTCCCGCCAGTTTTACGTCGGCCATTCCTATAACTCCAGCCAGGTCGTCGCCGGCGGCCTGCCCTACCAAGACGGTACCCTGGTGTTTTATTCGATCCGCAGTTCCACCGACCAGGTGGCCGGGATCGGCAGCAGCCTGAAACATTCGATCGGCCGCGAGCAAATGAAAAAGGAGATGGTCAAACGCCTGCAGCGGCTGAATAAAGATTTGAAGCGCAAACCGGCCACCGTCGCCGCCGAATAAGCCGGCCGGGTCAGGTTTATCGGCAAACCGCACCAACATTCGCCGGCTGCAGATTCTCCCTATCCGGGCGAATCTGCCAGGCGACCCGTTTCCCCCTAGCCACAAAACCCTGATGAACATTAAACACAAAGCACACCCCTGGCACGGCATCCATCCCGGCGACAATGCGCCGGACATCGTCACGGCCTTCATCGAAATCGTGCCGTCGGACACGGTCAAATACGAAATCGATAAGGAAAGCGGTTACCTGAAGATCGACCGGCCGCAGAAGTTTTCCAACATGATTCCGACGCTATACGGCTTCATTCCGCGCAGTTATTGTGCGGAACGGATTGCCGAATTTGCCGCCAGCCGTTCCGGCCGCGAAGTGACCAAGGGCGACGGCGACCCGCTGGATATTTGCGTATTGAGCGAACGTAGCGTGACCCACGGCGACATTTTGCTGCAGGCGATTCCGATCGGCGGCTTCCGGCTGCTGGACGGTGGCGAGGCCGACGACAAGATCATCGCCGTGATGAAAGGCGACGAGTTTTACCGGCAATGGCGCGACGTGTCGGACTGTCCGGAGTCCTACATCAACCGGCTGAAACATTATTTTCTGACCTACAAACATTTGCCCAGCGAAAAGAACGTCTGCGAGATCACCCACGTCTACAACCGCGAAGAAGCCCATGAAGTGATCAAGCGAGCCATAGCCGATTACCAATACCACTTCGGCTGCCAGGACGACGAATAAACCGGGCCCGGTTCGGCCGGCAATATAGGGTTTACAGGCTGGCGGCCTTGGAAAACACCCGGATCACGACCACGCCTGACACGATCAGAAACATGCCGGCCAGCGCCGGAATATCCAAGCGCTGGCCGAACAACAGCCAACCCAGCGACGCAATCAAAACGATGCCGACGCCGGCCCAGACCGCGTAGACGATACCGATCGGGATAGAGCGCAAGGCCAGCGATAGGCAGAAAAAAGACACCGCGTAGCCGGCCACCACGATCAGCGCCGGCCAAAACCGGGTAAAACCGTCGCTGGCTTTCAGCGCCGAAGTCGCCACCACCTCGCTGCCGATCGCCACGGCTAATAACAACCACGGGTTCATATTCACCTACCTGTTTATGGAACGTCCCCGACATTATTAGCCCGAATTGGCTGGCCCGGTCAACGCCGAGCAGGTCGGCATGGCGCGCAGCAATACGGAAGGCAAAGGCCGCAGCAGTTCCAAACCGACATATAGTCTATTGCCGAATTCGCTGGTTTATTAATGGCGCCGATTTCGATAAATTGTCCGTCGGGCCAACCTGGGTTAGCGCCCGCTTGCCGCGACGCCGGACCCGGCCTTGATCTGGCAAACCCGTTTCACACGCGATGGCCGTTAACAGGAAGTAAAACTGACAATGAAAACTTTTGTAGACAAGGTTCTGGCGCAGGCCGAATTTCAGCCGGCCCGATTGCTGGAGGTTTTACGCGCGGTGCAAGCCGAATTCCGCCACATTCCGGAACCGGCCATCGAGTTGATCGCCGTCGGCTTGCAAATTCCGCGTACGCAGATCATCGCGGTGGCCGAGTTTTACAGCTTCCTGCATCTGGCGCCGCAAGGCCGCTACGAACTGTACATCGCCGATTCGATCACCGACCGCATGCTCGGCAACCAGCAAGTACTCGAGGCGCTGGCCGCGCGGCTGCAAGTCGCGGTCGGCGGCGTGCGCGGCGACGGCCTGGTCAGCCTGAACCGCACGGCCTGCACCGGCATGTGCGACCAGGGGCCGGCCGGCTTGGTAAACGGCTACCCGCTGCCGCGCCTGACCCCGGCCAAAATCGATGCGCTGGCGGCGCTGATCGAAAAGCAAGTGCCGCTGAACGCGTGGCCAACCGAGATGTTTCGCGTCGAAGAACCGATTTGCCGGCCGGACCTGCTGCTAAACCAAGCCTTCGTAAACGGCGCGGCGATCCAAGCCAGTTTCGCCCGCGGCCTCGCCGAAACTCTGGCCGAACTGGATGCCTCGCATTTGCGCGGCCGCGGCGGCGCCGGGTTTAAAACCGCATTGAAGTGGCGCAGCTGCGCGCAGCAAGCCGCCACGCCGCGCTACGTGATTTGCAATGCCGACGAGGGCGAACCGGGCACCTTCAAAGACCGCATGCTGCTCGACCTTTACCCGGACCAAGTGTTCGAAGGCATGACCGTGTGCGCCGCGATTATCGGCTCCAACCACGGCCTGATTTACCTACGGGCGGAATACCTGTTTCTGCGCGACAAGCTGCTGGCCGTGCTGCAGGCGCGGCGCGAGCAAGGCTTGCTGGGCCAGGCCATCCTGGGCCGCGACGGCTTCGATTTCGACATCGAAATCCGCATGGGCGCCGGCGCCTACATTTGCGGCGAGGCTTCGGCGCAAATCGAGTCGTTGGAAGGCAAGCCTGGCATCCCGCGCACCAAGCCGCCCAATTCGGTGGTCTGCGGCTACCAGCGCAAACCCACCGTGGTCGATAACGTGGAAACCTTTTTCGCCGCCACCCATATCGCCATCCAAGGCGGT
Above is a window of Methylomonas koyamae DNA encoding:
- a CDS encoding circularly permuted type 2 ATP-grasp protein, with product MTTFSLPESFASEYRLEPDGYDEMLDETGRIRAHWLHLMQALIQLGPDEVSQRHREALRLLRENGVTYNVYGDPDGASRPWRLDPVPLLVSSDEWFDIEAGLLQRAELLNLILADLYGPRQLVKKNLLPLELVYNHGGFLRVCDQVRLAGQHQLILYAADLARGPDRKMWVLGDRTQAPSGAGYALENRLAMSRVLPSLFRDNQVHRLARFFQSLRAGLNAVAPKRSELPRVVVLTPGPLNETFFEHAYLAAYLGYALVQGDDLTVRDGCVWLKSLTGLQRVDVILRRVDDNYCDPLELREDSRLGVPGLLDVVRRGNVAIANPLGSGVLENPGLMAFLPGIAEYFLGQPLKLNSIATWWCGQSRELSYVLANLPRLVIKPIYRKPGEHAVFGHKLSKAELAAWRQRIQARPAFYVGQEYESFSTAPSLADGGYQPRQSLLRCFMVARADGYTLMPGGLTRSARSYGEMLITNQMGSISKDTWVIASEPQLGSLPQAGDSGLSGHASALPSRAADNIFWVGRNAERAEGGIRLMRATIKKLFINPERDNPDYQSSMHTLLRCVTGTTGAYPGFFGEDAEDLLKAPEAELLALATDAERIGSLPDTINRMAQSAYAVRDLWSSDTWRVVDEIEEQIAAAQRLRKSGLWSMQEQMDQLVTTLSAFSGLAMESMTRGDGWLFLDIGRRLERGLQLVSLLRTAFAQAQSEAAETRLIESLLDSSDNLICYRQHYRANLELAPFLELLLLDPNNPRSLAYQIARLQEHVGKLPREAGNRRISAEERLLLEASCILHIANVEELQTVAENGSREALDSQLGKIYGLLANLSETLTATYFRHGAAPQSLS
- a CDS encoding transglutaminase family protein — translated: MRYRVTHTTAYNYQQTVGLSYNEVRMLPRPSPNQQVIDTKLQISPAPCDYRVRTDFFGNQVAWFSIREPHLTFQVTAVSEVRVIRQPAQTDLGHGIGWETAREILRSATGDSAVDARQYALDSPLVNADPDLAAYAQPSFVPGRSLPEAIHDLMQRIHRDFTFDPEFTNLATPLATVLEHRRGVCQDFAHLAIGCIRSQGLAARYVSGYIETLPPPGQAKLVGADASHAWFSVYLPDLGWMDFDPTNNQTPGDRHIVVAWGRDYSDVTPLKGVIFGGQDHELSVSVEVENLGL
- a CDS encoding EAL domain-containing protein, whose translation is MQRLTLSFNGNLAAATGLALAYALAAKLALDFFTLHRAVAVIWPASGIALGGLLLGGKKWWPAVFAGSLAGNIWAGCPAPAAFFIAGGATLSALAGHALLHNPATTWLQTPQDYLRLVLCGGLASVISAFCGATTLRIFGLVPPAQWADNWLNWWLADVLGIAIASPILLLRHYRPATGWSAWRLGHAAAYLAAAIMAGHIIFLHWPLHPGDFGKAFYLFAFIGYGALNFGLPGVLPLVAAMALQAAFSVALGIGYFADTDPHSGLYLEWSYLLITAVLGILLALAIENHQRAERAAKSLGEFNRQILESLLEGVIVYDEHGRFKLWNRFMQAMTGITEADCLGRTPLEIFPWLARTEIPAGITRALQGETVHHAPFQSTDGRWLSSVQTPLRDADNSIVGVLELVKDESSQIQFGQSLSASEARFKSILDNTPTVIFTKGRDGIYQMVNRQFAAIFGMNEADIRGRCDNDLFPADIAQTLRNNDRMVQQTRQPLIFEETIQHRDGTEHIYLSHKFPLLNPEGDLYAVCGISTDISERKAAEKLIKESERRWKFALESGGDGVWDWDLTSGKVFLSPRCMEILNFSEQDSRNNFREWETTIHPEDSPKLMADLQTHLDNLSERFSNEHRVRFGDGWRWILTRGLVIERDANGKALRMIGTQTDISERKQLQWLQMERIVRGSPEPTLLVAADGSILLANQPAATVFRYTLDGLLGCNVDDLVPFPASLNHAALREKFMREDKARPMSANRLLWALRADGSQFPVEISLNPLEVNNQRTVLVSVHDISERKRLERDMQLMAMIHKAIGEAVMVADADNRILAINDAFTQLTGYTEEEVVGKSTDILKSGRHGPDFYQHMWHSLMQTGHWQGEIWNKRKNGEIYHEWLVINSIYSERGELERRVAMFSEITEQKHIEQAIWRQANFDPLTDLANRRMFQDRLNQEIKKAARDRNSLAVMLLDLDRFKEINDTLGHGMGDVLLKEAANRLLGCVREVDTVARLGGDEFTIILGELESESDTDRVAQAILHSLSEPFRLGEELAYISVSIGITLYPQDAATPEQLMKNADQAMYNAKQQGRNRYSYFTAEMEQVAQNRMRLTNDLRLALVNGEFELNYQPVVDLATGFMHKAEALLRWHHPKRGMVSPAEFIPLAEETGLIVDIGDWVFRVAAQQIALWRASHAPDFKISVNKSPVQFARHNRGDSQWLAYMQSLGLAGQAIVIEITEGLLLDADHAVRDHLYAYRDAGVQVAIDDFGTGYSSLSYLKKFDIDYLKIDQSFVRNLDSDTSDLILCEAIIVMAHKLGLKVVAEGIETQTQMELLRAAGCDFGQGYLFSKPLAAAEFVHLFGTNLLAGQTAPAARADSSIAKLFGGEQRRD
- a CDS encoding inorganic pyrophosphatase encodes the protein MNIKHKAHPWHGIHPGDNAPDIVTAFIEIVPSDTVKYEIDKESGYLKIDRPQKFSNMIPTLYGFIPRSYCAERIAEFAASRSGREVTKGDGDPLDICVLSERSVTHGDILLQAIPIGGFRLLDGGEADDKIIAVMKGDEFYRQWRDVSDCPESYINRLKHYFLTYKHLPSEKNVCEITHVYNREEAHEVIKRAIADYQYHFGCQDDE
- a CDS encoding DMT family transporter, producing the protein MNPWLLLAVAIGSEVVATSALKASDGFTRFWPALIVVAGYAVSFFCLSLALRSIPIGIVYAVWAGVGIVLIASLGWLLFGQRLDIPALAGMFLIVSGVVVIRVFSKAASL
- a CDS encoding NAD(P)H-dependent oxidoreductase subunit E, which translates into the protein MKTFVDKVLAQAEFQPARLLEVLRAVQAEFRHIPEPAIELIAVGLQIPRTQIIAVAEFYSFLHLAPQGRYELYIADSITDRMLGNQQVLEALAARLQVAVGGVRGDGLVSLNRTACTGMCDQGPAGLVNGYPLPRLTPAKIDALAALIEKQVPLNAWPTEMFRVEEPICRPDLLLNQAFVNGAAIQASFARGLAETLAELDASHLRGRGGAGFKTALKWRSCAQQAATPRYVICNADEGEPGTFKDRMLLDLYPDQVFEGMTVCAAIIGSNHGLIYLRAEYLFLRDKLLAVLQARREQGLLGQAILGRDGFDFDIEIRMGAGAYICGEASAQIESLEGKPGIPRTKPPNSVVCGYQRKPTVVDNVETFFAATHIAIQGGQWFAAVGTPQSTGTKLLSISGDCQRPGIYEYPFGTPVRTILQECGAEDVMGVQVGGPSGTFISNRELDRVVAFEDLSTAGSFMVFNRSRNLFAIAQNFTDFFAHESCGFCTPCRVGTSLLKNQLAKIADGLGAAEDLTELSALCEVVKNNSHCGLGESAANPILTTLLSYPELYLQQLQYQEFAPAFDLDATLAAARRLAQREDPAAHLNQVEN